The Nostoc sp. 'Lobaria pulmonaria (5183) cyanobiont' DNA window ACTTTTAGCCCGTGCAAAGAAAATGGTACTTTAGCAGCATCTGCGGGAATTATATAACTATAATTATCGGGAAAAATCCTTTTCCCAAGTGAACGCAGCGTTCGCAAAGCGTGTCCTGTTGGGACTCAGCGAAGTGAAGCAATCACAGGGGTTTCAAGCTTTTTATATCTCGTTAGATAGTTAGATTTATTTGTGCTTACCTAACTTAGAAACCAAATTGATTCTGAGCAAAGTTAAATACTTGTTTCATCGTTATGCTCAACCACAATTCCCATAAATACAAAATTTCCCATACCTGATGTATGAAAATATTAATTCAACACCGTCATTACGACAATGAAATTAGTGGAGTTTTAACTTATATTTATTCTATTATTCCAGAGATGGAAGCTAGATTAATTGAAGTTAAAACTATTTCTACCAGACAAGATAATATCGCCAAATGGTTTAGTTATATTGTTTGGGCAGATATAATACACATGAATTCAAATGACTTATTTTTTACTTTATTATGTAAAATATTGCGAAAAAAGATAATTATTAAATACCATTATTCCCTTTATCAATCTACTCATACTAATTATGAGCAGATGAAGTGGACGCAACGTTTAAAAGCTGAATTTAAACACACATTGCCGAAAGCTAATTATCCATTAAAGTGGAAATTATACACTTTTATCAAATGGGCACGCCTAACCACCCGGCTTTCTACTGCCTTCTTAGCCGATTATCATACAGCTTGTAGTAACTTTTTAGGAGAATCTTCTGCTTTTCCTTGGCCAGTTGATACTTTATATAATCCGATTGAAATCAAGTCGGAAAACCAGCTTAAAACTTTAGAAAATTTGTCTCAGCCATATAATTTTATTTTTGTCGGTAGATTAGCTACAGACAAAGGCGTAGATATTTTATTAAAAGCAGCGCGAATTTTACAAGATGAAAATAAATAATTTAAAATTACTATTATTGGCGATGGCGAACAATCTCAGCAATTAAAACAGCTAACGTTTGATTTAGGAATTGCCAACAAAGTTAATTTTTTAGGTAAAGTTCCTCAAAAAGAAGTACTTCTAAAAGTTCAAGATGCTTTGGCTTTAATTGCTCCATCTCGTTGGCAAGAACCGGCAGGTTACGTAGTGTTAGAAGCCTCTAGCGTTCAAACCTGCTCGATTGTCTCAAAAATGGGAGGATTGTCAGAAGTGGCAGGACCGCACAGCCTATTTTTTGAAAATGAAGATGCAGAAGAATTAGCCAAATGTATGCGATACTGCTTAGATAATCCAGATGAAGCAATTAACCGGGGTTTTCAGTCCAGCCAATACGTTGCAGAAAAGTTTTCAGCTGCGCGTGCTGTTGCTCGACTGCTGGAAATTTGTAGTCAACTTACTCCTAAAGCATTGGTAACAAAATCTGATACATAATTCTTGCTATAGGGCAGCAACCCTGTAACGGACTTATTGGAAGCTCTACCAGCTAGAACCCCGACTTTTTGGTTTAATCTAATATAGGACTTACGCACACTCTACGATTCTTCTCTACGAGACGCTACGCGTTGGTGGAAGCATATTGCAGATCAGGCGGTTCGATAAATTAAGCTTTTTGGGGATTGTTGCGTAAGTCCCATAATACATTAGCACTTCCTTATGGCCCAGAAAACACAGCTTGTTCTACATCATCCCGACTAAGAGAATACTTGAATGAGCGTTGGACATCTTGTCCATTTTCCCCAGATTGAACATATCGCACTACAATTTGTTCAACATCGAGCCATAATTCAGCTTGCCAACTAGGTCGCTGTACGCGCCAGCAATGCCTTTGTGTTTCGTCTTGTTGACAGCCTTGGTCTTTTAGCCACTGCTCAATTTGTGGCAGGGGATGATTATATAGCGGAGTATCAGAAGGAAGAAGAGCCATAGTAATTTTAGATTTTGGATTTTGGTACTTCGTTGTGAGTGCGGCCCAACTGAGCGCTTGCCTAACGTCTCAGTCGAATGATTTTGGATCGGGGAATTGTTTAATTTTTAATTATCAGATAGGTAATTAGTTGCGACATATAGGTAATCTGCTGTTGTACAAATGCAGATGATTGCAGCTTATGGGAATGGATCGCAGCCTCGCCACGAGTTAAGCCAATAGCAACTGCTAATAACAGACAACCTACAAATGTTAACACCAGCATAAATAAAGCAAATATTTCGCCAGATGATAAGGGGCGATCGCTCGCATCAAGGTAAGCTGATTTTGACCAGTCATGAGAACGCGAGACGGGATGATTCAAATCAGGGGGTGGTTGAATCACTCCAAAGCGGGAATAGCCAATTTTTAAATCGTAGCCGAAGCGCCGTTCTGGATGGCTAAGGGTGGCGTAGGCTTCGTTGATTTGCTGAAATTTGGGAGTGGCGATCGCAGTCGGCAAGTCTGTAGTATCAGGATGATAAAGTTTGCTCAGTTGCCGATAAGCGCGACGAATGTCAATTCCCGATGCCCAGGGATGCAGTCCTAGCAGAGAGTAATAAGTTGGTTCGCTGCTTTGTGGCATTGCCCCATTTTGATTCACGGCTGTTTGAGTCACCTTGCAATCAAGTTTTTTCTAGTATTGTAAACCTCTGCCCATTCCACAGAGGCAAAAATGGCTGATGAGATTCTGGCATCATGCCCAAACCTTTTATAGGTGAGGACTTGAATGGTTGTATTTATATACTGTACAATAGTATTTAGAGGGGCGAACGTCGGCTTCATGCCGTGTGTCCAAGTAGTAATTCTACTTAGACCTAGCCCCTTTTAGCTTTTCAAGAGTTAATGGGTTGCGATCGCCATACCACTCTCCATAAAGTTTGTTGCGATTATCGTTTAAGTCCATAATCAGTCTATATTTCTTGGCAAGGGGCAGAAAAAACTGGTCATCGTCGCCTTCATAGCATCGCTGTACAGCCCACAGGTAATAGTCGATGACTTGTAAACCAGTAACCTCAGATGGATAAGTAGGCTCAATGATAATCGAACTATTTGAGCTAATTTTCCATTGAGACTCAAAGTTTTTCTGAGCTTGGTTGATGGCTTGTTCTAGTGCTTCTTCGCGTACTGCCTTACCGCGTCTAGCAATAGCAATATTGATAACATCTGCTTTATGTAACAGATTTTTGAACACCCGTGTTATGAGATCGTCATAAATTGTGTTCTGCTGAAGCTTTGTACCTAAGCTCTTAAAGTTTGCTTTTGCTGATTCTGCCATATCAGCTTTACTCCGAATTGCAATGAGAACTTTAATATCGAAAGACTGCATCAGTTCAAAAACCTTTTCACGAATTTCGGGATGGTCGTCCTTAGCGTGAAAGGTAATCGCAGTCTTTTTCGCTTCAGGTTGCATGGAGGGAATATTTTTGAAGCGAAGATGCGTCATCAAGCTTGCGCGGAGTGCATTCTAGTTCCCAGGAAACTTGTTCTGGATCAGAAATTTGAGCAACACCAAACATAAAAAATTTAGATGCTCCAGGTTGACCTACGATGATGCGCCCCTTTTTATCGAAGAATGTAAGATCACCTGCTTCGTCAACAAAGTAGTGACGAAATTTAATTTCTGGTGACATGCACTGGAGATAAGGTAGATTTGACCTATTTTAGGTCAACTTGAGATAATAGCCTCTAATTGTGCGATCGCTTGATCTTCAACAGCATTGACTTCATCTCTAAGCTCATAAACTCTAACTATTAATCGCCCAATTCTTTCCTGTTCTGGAAAAGGTGCATCAGGGATAAGTACTGATCCTGCATCCTCCGGTGTTAGTTCATCAATTACACCACCATATATTCTTGCTTTCAAGTTCGTTGGTCGTTTCTGAAGTTATGGGTAGCTGTTTTGCGGTCAAAGTGCAATTTCCTCATTTTATATGCTGAGTTCAAGGTTACTTGCCGCCATTGATCTTGAGTGATATCTTGCTTAAATCACAACTATAGATTACTTAGGTACTCAATTACTGATGTCAGTCATGGATTAATACACTACTTCATCCCTAACGTATTAAATCAGCACGGGGTTTAAAGGTTTCAATTTGCCGTAACTTTTCGTAAAGTTCTTGTTCTTCTTGACTAATATTTTTCGGTGTAACTATTTGAATTTCTACTAGTTGATCGCCACGTTTGCCGTCATCACTGGGATAGCCTTTATTGCCTAGTCGAAATTTTTGACCAGACCTAACTCCAGGAGGGGTAGTCATTTTTACAGGCCCATCAAGAGTCGGTGCTTCTACCTGTCCTCCTAAAACTGCCTCGCTAGGAGTAACAGGTACTTGGCAAACGATATTTAAACCTTCTAGCTTAAATAATCGATGAGGTTCAACGGTAATTTTTAAGTATAGATCGCCACCACCAACGCCTTGGTTCCGCAAACGGATGGTTTGACCTGTTACCATCCCTGGAGGCATATTAACTTCTAGCGATCGCCCATCTTCCAAACGAATGCGTTCATTACCACCTTGATAAGCTTTTTCTAGTGGAAGGGTTAATCTGGCTTCTATATCTCGACGGGTTGTGCGAGGTGGAGTGTTAACGGTGTAGGCAACTTTTGTTCTGGGAGTACGAAACGGATCGCTATTATTGCCATTACTGGAGTTATTTGCCGCACTCTTATTTTTGACACCGATAACTTGATTAATAAAGCTTTCAAAGTCGGAGAATTGGCTGGGATCTACGTCCTGATTACCGTTGCGATCGGCTTGGCTACTCTGCCAAGTTTTAGCCTTTGGTGTCTGTTTGTTACCCGCAAAGCCTTTTTGCTTCCAGTAGCGGCTAAACTGGTCGTACTGCGATCGCTTGGCTGGATCGGAAAGAACTTCATAAGCCTCGCCGATATCCTTAAATTTTTCCTCAGATTCTTTGTTACCCGGATTCAGATCGGGGTGATATTGCCTTGCTAACCGCCGATAAACCTTTTTAATTTCCTCACCAGAGGCATCTTTAGATACTCCTAAAATCTCGTAGTAATCGCGAAAGTTCGGCAAATTTTGCATAGTCAGTTATTTAAATTTTAGATTTTAGATTTTAGATTTTGGATTAATTATGAGTTAAGAGAGAGGAATTAGGAGTTAGGAGTTATGAGTTGAAAGATTTAATTTTTAACTCCTCACTTCTCACTCCTAACTTTTATTAAAAGTACTACAACCAATCATTGTCTTCTTCATCATCCCAGTTATCTTGGTAGCTGGGGCGAGATTTGCGTGGAGGACGACTTTCATAAGAGGAAGAACGATTATCGCGGCTATAATCTCTGCCATAGTCTCTGCCGTAATCTTTGCCATAGTCTTTACTGTATGAGTCACGTTCTCGATATGTATCTCTGGGAGATTCGCGTTCTCGTTCTTTATCACCGCCAGTAAAGATGTCGCGGATAGTACCAAACAAGTCATCGTCTTCATCTTCAGCATAAGTCTGGCGGACTTCCCGATTTAGCTCATAGAGAGCATCTTGCAAGTCCGCGTAGGCTTGATCGATACCGCGATCGCTATTTTCCTGAAGACTTTCCTTTAGTTGTCGGCAAATATTATCAATTCTTTGGCGGCGGCTGCGGGCAAATTGCATACCGAATTCCAGCGCGACTTCCCTCAGTTGTCGTTCTGCTTGGAAAATCAACGCCTCAGAACGAGTCCGCTTTTCTATCCTCTCTTTACGTTCGCGATCGACATCGGCATATTTTTGAGCGTCCTGAATCATCCGATTCACTTCCGACTCGTTCAAAGTGGAAGCGCCTTGAATGGTGATACTTTGCTCTCGCCCAGTGGTTCTATCTAGGGCTGTTACCTGTAAAATACCATTAGCATCAATATCAAATGACACCTGAACTTGAGGAATTCCTCGTGGCGCTGGTGGGATACCATACAGCTTGAACCGTCCTAAAGACTTGTTGTTTGCTGCCATTTCCCGTTCGCCCTGGACTACGTGAATTTCCACAGTATTTTGGTTATTTTCAGACGTGGAAAAAATATCAGAACGGCGGACTGGAATCGTCGTGTTGCGAGGAATAAGTTTTTTCATCACGCCGCCGATGGTTTCCAATCCCATAGAAAGGGGTGTGACATCCAAAAGCAGTACATCTTTGAGTTCGCCTGCGAGAATGCCTGCTTGAATTGCTGCACCCACTCCCACGACTTCATCGGGATTGACGTTTTCGTTGGGTTCTGTACCAATCAAGTCCCGCACTAGCTGCTTCACCATTGGCATTCGTGTAGAACCGCCAACTAACACAACTTCTTCAATGTCTCTAGGTGAAAGTCCGGCATCTTTGAGCGCTCGTTTCACTGGTGTCCGCAATCTTCCCACCAAATCACCACACAAGCCTTCAAACTGGGAACGAGTTAAACGAGTTTCGAGATGTTTGGGGCCATCTTCAGTGGCGGTGATGAAGGGTAAGTTAATATCGGTGACGCTGACAGCAGAAAGCTCAATTTTGGCTTTTTCCGCAGCTTCCATCAGACGTTGCAAAGCTTGGCGATCGCGTCTTAAGTCTACCTCTTCTGTTTCCAGAAATTGCTCTGCTAACCAATCTACTATTATTTTGTCAAAGTCGTTCCCACCAAGTTGCGTATCGCCACTGGTAGCCTTGACTTCAAATATCCCATCGCCTACTTCTAAAATCGACACGTCAAAAGTGCCACCACCCAAGTCAAATACTAAGATAGTTTCCGTGTCACCCCGATCTAATCCATAAGCCAAAGATGCCGCCGTCGGTTCATTAAGAATTCGTAGCACCTCTAAGCCAGCAATTCTACCAGCATCGCGGGTTGCCTGCCGCTGAGAATCGTTAAAATAGGCGGGTACTGTAATCACTGCCCCTGTGACTGGTTCACCCAAATAGCGGCTAGCATCGTCTGCCAATTTCTTCAGCACCATTGCCGAAATTTCTTCTGGGGCGAAATCTTTATTGAGACGGGGACAGGCAATTTTAATATTACCTACTTCGTCTTTGCGGATGGTGTAGGGTACACGCTTGGAATCTGCATTAAGTTCGCCATACTTCCGCCCAATGAAGCGTTTAACTGCAAAAAAGGTATTTTGGGGATTGAGGACGGTTTGTCGCCGTGCCATTTGCCCAACCACCCTTTCACCTTCTTTGCTGAAGCCAACTACGGAGGGGGTTGTTCGCATTCCTTCTGCATTGGCAATCACCACCGGCTTGCCACCCTCCATAACGGCGACTACTGAGTTGGTTGTACCCAAGTCGATGCCGACTACCTTGCCCATGCGTTACTCTTCTCCTAAAGTGTCTTATATATTTATTATGATTGGGCAGAACTACCTCTAGCTTTGTGCTACAAGATAAAAACACCTCAATGTATAATACTCATTATTAAGGCAGTAAGCTAAGAAGTGCAGCTAGAGGAGATAGTTGCAAGACTAGGATAGCATTGAGATGGTTGGTGTGCCCAAGCAGCCTCAATTCTTGTTATCCGCCTAATTCTGTTTACGGTATCTGCAAAAAATTGGTAAATTCACCTTAGTAATGCTTGCTCTGCTTTTTTGAGTACCTGAAAATTCTCATATTATTGCTACTACTTTAAAGATTTGAATTTAACAGAGCGATTACAGACTTCCCTGAGTGAGATAGCGCGAGAACGCGATCCTTACATGGCAACGGCTGGGCATTTTTTTGTCCAAGAATACATCCGTCAGCAATTTTCCCAATGCGGGAGTGTGGAAATCCACACCTTTAAAGTCAGAGGCAAAGTTTGTAATAACTTGATATTAAATTTACCTTCCCAAGCGAGAGGGCAAAAAAAGGATTTACTACCAATTTTAATTGGCGCTCATTATGATGGCGTTCCGGGAACACCTGCGGCTGATGATAATGCTACAGGTGTGGCGGTGTTGCTGGAATTGGCGAGAAAGTTTGCTGCTGAACCTGTCAAATATCCCTTAAGGCTGATTGCTTTCGATATGGAAGAATACGGCTTATTGGGTAGTGCTGACTATGCAGCCCTGTTGCATCAACAAAAGCAACAGTTACGCTTGATGATCTCCTTAGAAATGCTGGGCTATAAGGATTCTACACCTGGTTCTCAAAGTTACCCCCCTCCTCTAGAACGCTTTTACCCAGATACAGGTGATTTTATTGCTTTAATTGGTAATTTGCGGACATTGCCTGACTTAATTGGGATGAGCCGTAATATTCGCAAAGTTGGCGTACCTAGTCAATGGCTACCCGTGCCGAATCGAGGTTTAATAGTTCCTCAAACCAGACTTAGCGATCATGCACCTTTCTGGGATTTGGGTTATCCAGCAATGATGGTGACAGATACGGCATTCTTGCGAAATCCACATTATCACAAAGCTAGTGATGCGATCGCTACTTTGGATTTAGATTTTCTGACTCGCGTATGTGAAGGTTTAGAGATGGCAATTCGGCGATTGTGAAAAGATATTTTCTATTGTATCTGATGCGTGAGTCTTGCATTTTTCACCTCACTTACTTGTTGCAAACTGCTGCATATTATTTTTTATTAATCAATCTCCTCAACTTTTTTCAATTGGTTATACTATCTTGCTTATGCGATCGCGTATTGGGAATCAAAGTAATTAAATCGTCAATATTACGCTTCATTGTCTCGCAAATTGCATCTAATGGTAAATCATTAGCGTCATAACCAAAGGGGTTTTCTATCTCTAAGCCAATGGCTTCAATGCCAAAGACAGTGAACCCAACCAAAGCAGAAATTAAACCTGTCCACCAACCAAGTTGTTCTACTATTTGAAATGGTAGCAGAAAGCAATATAGTATTAGCAATTGCTTCAAATGAATAGCATAAGCAAGCGGCATAGGCGTTTTTAAAATACGTTCGCAAGCACCTAAATTATCCACAAGATTATTCAATAATTCTTGCATAGATGTTAGTTGGTAGCTATTAAGGCAATTACGATTATACTGTTCCTGTAAATAATCTCCTATCCAAAAGGCAACCTCTATGGGGGGATTATTCATAAT harbors:
- a CDS encoding glycosyltransferase family 4 protein, which encodes MGDGEQSQQLKQLTFDLGIANKVNFLGKVPQKEVLLKVQDALALIAPSRWQEPAGYVVLEASSVQTCSIVSKMGGLSEVAGPHSLFFENEDAEELAKCMRYCLDNPDEAINRGFQSSQYVAEKFSAARAVARLLEICSQLTPKALVTKSDT
- a CDS encoding DUF3143 domain-containing protein; this translates as MALLPSDTPLYNHPLPQIEQWLKDQGCQQDETQRHCWRVQRPSWQAELWLDVEQIVVRYVQSGENGQDVQRSFKYSLSRDDVEQAVFSGP
- a CDS encoding J domain-containing protein; this encodes MPQSSEPTYYSLLGLHPWASGIDIRRAYRQLSKLYHPDTTDLPTAIATPKFQQINEAYATLSHPERRFGYDLKIGYSRFGVIQPPPDLNHPVSRSHDWSKSAYLDASDRPLSSGEIFALFMLVLTFVGCLLLAVAIGLTRGEAAIHSHKLQSSAFVQQQITYMSQLITYLIIKN
- a CDS encoding DnaJ C-terminal domain-containing protein, which encodes MQNLPNFRDYYEILGVSKDASGEEIKKVYRRLARQYHPDLNPGNKESEEKFKDIGEAYEVLSDPAKRSQYDQFSRYWKQKGFAGNKQTPKAKTWQSSQADRNGNQDVDPSQFSDFESFINQVIGVKNKSAANNSSNGNNSDPFRTPRTKVAYTVNTPPRTTRRDIEARLTLPLEKAYQGGNERIRLEDGRSLEVNMPPGMVTGQTIRLRNQGVGGGDLYLKITVEPHRLFKLEGLNIVCQVPVTPSEAVLGGQVEAPTLDGPVKMTTPPGVRSGQKFRLGNKGYPSDDGKRGDQLVEIQIVTPKNISQEEQELYEKLRQIETFKPRADLIR
- the dnaK gene encoding molecular chaperone DnaK, with protein sequence MGKVVGIDLGTTNSVVAVMEGGKPVVIANAEGMRTTPSVVGFSKEGERVVGQMARRQTVLNPQNTFFAVKRFIGRKYGELNADSKRVPYTIRKDEVGNIKIACPRLNKDFAPEEISAMVLKKLADDASRYLGEPVTGAVITVPAYFNDSQRQATRDAGRIAGLEVLRILNEPTAASLAYGLDRGDTETILVFDLGGGTFDVSILEVGDGIFEVKATSGDTQLGGNDFDKIIVDWLAEQFLETEEVDLRRDRQALQRLMEAAEKAKIELSAVSVTDINLPFITATEDGPKHLETRLTRSQFEGLCGDLVGRLRTPVKRALKDAGLSPRDIEEVVLVGGSTRMPMVKQLVRDLIGTEPNENVNPDEVVGVGAAIQAGILAGELKDVLLLDVTPLSMGLETIGGVMKKLIPRNTTIPVRRSDIFSTSENNQNTVEIHVVQGEREMAANNKSLGRFKLYGIPPAPRGIPQVQVSFDIDANGILQVTALDRTTGREQSITIQGASTLNESEVNRMIQDAQKYADVDRERKERIEKRTRSEALIFQAERQLREVALEFGMQFARSRRQRIDNICRQLKESLQENSDRGIDQAYADLQDALYELNREVRQTYAEDEDDDLFGTIRDIFTGGDKERERESPRDTYRERDSYSKDYGKDYGRDYGRDYSRDNRSSSYESRPPRKSRPSYQDNWDDEEDNDWL
- a CDS encoding M28 family peptidase, translated to MNLTERLQTSLSEIARERDPYMATAGHFFVQEYIRQQFSQCGSVEIHTFKVRGKVCNNLILNLPSQARGQKKDLLPILIGAHYDGVPGTPAADDNATGVAVLLELARKFAAEPVKYPLRLIAFDMEEYGLLGSADYAALLHQQKQQLRLMISLEMLGYKDSTPGSQSYPPPLERFYPDTGDFIALIGNLRTLPDLIGMSRNIRKVGVPSQWLPVPNRGLIVPQTRLSDHAPFWDLGYPAMMVTDTAFLRNPHYHKASDAIATLDLDFLTRVCEGLEMAIRRL
- a CDS encoding bestrophin family protein; amino-acid sequence: MITEKIKLLRRALQFKGSVTKAIFKHILWCGAFGFLISLLYHFDKPVSQPILGSVIPSIVLGLLLVFRTNTAYERFWEGRKCWGSIVNNVRNLARQIWVSVDEISPEDKDKKITALNLLAAFAVTTKLHLRGETVNSELEDLMPSTKYIKLKIMNNPPIEVAFWIGDYLQEQYNRNCLNSYQLTSMQELLNNLVDNLGACERILKTPMPLAYAIHLKQLLILYCFLLPFQIVEQLGWWTGLISALVGFTVFGIEAIGLEIENPFGYDANDLPLDAICETMKRNIDDLITLIPNTRSHKQDSITN